Proteins encoded together in one Papaver somniferum cultivar HN1 unplaced genomic scaffold, ASM357369v1 unplaced-scaffold_21, whole genome shotgun sequence window:
- the LOC113339683 gene encoding uncharacterized protein LOC113339683 — MERKRKEDVKRNSLRLKATIECLMWLALQQCAFRGHDESKSSRNRGNFIELLKFSVILNENVNSVVLENAPGNSKYTSPSVQKEILSIISNRVRSKIREEIGNAKYCILVDESRNDSKKEQMVIVLRCVDMYGCVQEMFFDIQRVDDTRALTLKKGITKILNYYGLENENMRGQGYDGASNMRGQWNGASDPNVTAKVGEAQSISEEMRSFRFVFVLHLMYKIMRITEILCQSLQKKTLDIVNAMSSVSTTKSLLRELREEGWEDFITTVVKFCGKHDVHTPNMEALYMEGTGRSCQQRDNITVGHHYRVDIFNTTIDCQLLELDRRFPEDTIELLILSSCLDPRSYSMWIVFVILLRNSTL, encoded by the coding sequence atggaaagaaaaagaaaagaagatgtgAAGAGAAATAGTTTGCGTCTCAAGGCAACAATTGAATGTTTAATGTGGCTTGCTTTACAACAATGTGCATTCAGAGGTCATGATGAGTCAAAAAGTTCAAGGAATCGCGGGAATTTTATTGAGTTGTTAAAGTTTTCAGTAATACTTAATGAAAATGTGAATTCAGTTGTTTTGGAAAACGCTCCTGGAAATTCCAAATATACGTCACCGAGTGTTCAAAAAGAGATTTTGAGCATTATATCTAACAGAGTTAGAAGTAAGATTCGCGAGGAAATTGGGAATGCTAAATATTGTATActtgttgatgaatccagaaaCGATTCCAAGAAAGAGCAAATGGTGATTGTTTTAAGGTGTGTAGATATGTATGGTTGTGTTCAAGAAATGTTTTTTGATATTCAACGTGTTGATGATACACGCGCATTAACTTTGAAAAAAGGAATAACAAAAATCCTTAATTATTATGGTCTTGAAAATGAAAATATGCGAGGGCAGGGGTATGATGGTGCTAGTAATATGCGAGGTCAGTGGAATGGAGCAAGTGATCCGAACGTGACTGCTAAAGTTGGTGAAGCTCAAAGTATTTCTGAAGAAATGAGATCATTCAGGTTTGTCTTTGTCTTGCATTTGATGTATAAAATTATGCGAATTACTGAAATATTATGTCAAAGCCTACAAAAGAAAACACTAGACATTGTTAATGCTATGTCTTCAGTCTCAACCACAAAATCTCTACTTCGAGAATTGAGAGAAGAAGGTTGGGAAGATTTTATTACAACTGTGGTTAAATTTTGTGGTAAACATGATGTTCATACACCTAATATGGAGGCTCTCTATATGGAGGGTACGGGTCGTTCTTGTCAGCAGCGTGATAATATCACAGTAGGCCATCATTATCGTGTTGATATATTTAATACTACAATTGATTGTCAGTTGTTAGAGTTGGATCGTAGGTTTCCAGAAGACACAATAGAATTACTAATTCTAAGCTCGTGTTTGGATCCTAGAAGTTATTCAATGTGGATAGTCTTTGTGATCTTGCTAAGAAATTCTACCCTCTAG